One stretch of Caldinitratiruptor microaerophilus DNA includes these proteins:
- a CDS encoding ArsR/SmtB family transcription factor, translating to MVTDRRLLELQASLCRVLANTKRLEILYALEHGERSAGELARAVETTPANLSQHLALMRQHGLVEARREGLNVYYRLTSPVILDACRAVREALVQNLERQRSLLEQERLGTENLGG from the coding sequence GTGGTCACCGATCGCAGGCTTCTGGAACTCCAGGCTTCACTTTGCCGGGTCCTGGCGAACACAAAGCGCCTGGAGATCCTGTACGCGCTGGAGCACGGCGAGCGCTCGGCAGGGGAGCTGGCGCGGGCGGTGGAGACGACGCCCGCCAACCTGTCACAGCACCTGGCGCTGATGCGCCAGCACGGGCTGGTCGAGGCGCGGCGCGAGGGGCTGAACGTGTACTACCGGCTCACCTCGCCGGTGATCCTGGATGCGTGCCGCGCCGTCCGCGAGGCCCTGGTACAGAACCTGGAGCGCCAGCGGTCGCTCCTCGAGCAGGAGCGCCTGGGAACCGAGAACCTGGGGGGATAG
- a CDS encoding universal stress protein, which translates to MKKVLVATDGSEHAEKALRWALDYGRRCGAELHVVTVVPALTPIPGSPGIPEYDRYMEAALAEAERLLAGIRERLAEGGAAVQVHSGTGRPSQEILRTAESIGADLIVVGSRGLSRLEGAILGSVSTEVVHLSRIPVVVVR; encoded by the coding sequence GTGAAGAAGGTGCTGGTGGCGACGGACGGCTCGGAGCACGCGGAGAAGGCGCTCCGGTGGGCCCTGGACTATGGCAGGCGGTGCGGTGCCGAACTGCACGTGGTCACGGTGGTACCGGCGCTCACGCCGATCCCGGGCAGCCCCGGTATCCCCGAGTACGACCGGTACATGGAGGCCGCCCTGGCGGAGGCCGAGCGTCTCCTGGCCGGCATCCGGGAGCGACTGGCGGAGGGCGGCGCGGCGGTGCAGGTGCACAGCGGGACCGGTCGCCCCTCCCAGGAGATCCTGCGGACGGCCGAGTCCATCGGGGCCGACCTGATCGTGGTCGGGAGTCGCGGGCTCAGCCGCCTCGAGGGGGCCATCCTGGGCAGCGTGAGCACGGAGGTCGTGCACCTGTCCCGGATCCCCGTCGTCGTCGTGCGTTGA
- a CDS encoding ABC transporter substrate-binding protein, giving the protein MPEGMRRKSVALLAVLVAVLALVTACSGPPRPSGKDGTSGAAAQETTGAPGGGAAAEAARTSYPLTVQDDAGRTVTIRSRPERILSLAPSNTEILFAVGAGDRVVGRTDYCDYPPEAQKVPSVGGIVDPNVEKMVSLKPDVVFMIGGSEPLRQKLEGDLGMTAVVLDPKTLDEVYAKIRLVGRIVDKTAEAEQVVARMQERVAAIEARVRDIPPSERPTVFYEVWPDPLMTAGPGSFIDDLIRRAGGVNVAADAGQPWAQYSLEAVIKHDPAVILTPSAESGKALKDRARPGWEKIRAVREGRVYVLPDQNVVSRPGPRLVDGLEQIARLLHPDRFPQG; this is encoded by the coding sequence TTGCCGGAAGGAATGCGCCGTAAGTCCGTTGCCCTGCTGGCCGTTCTGGTCGCCGTCCTTGCTCTCGTGACCGCCTGCTCGGGCCCACCCCGTCCGTCCGGGAAGGACGGGACCTCCGGCGCCGCCGCACAGGAGACCACGGGGGCCCCCGGGGGTGGTGCCGCTGCCGAGGCCGCCCGCACTTCGTACCCCCTCACCGTCCAGGATGACGCCGGTCGCACCGTCACGATCCGCTCCCGCCCCGAGCGCATCCTCTCCCTCGCGCCCAGCAACACGGAGATCCTCTTCGCCGTGGGTGCGGGCGACCGGGTGGTCGGGCGCACCGACTACTGCGACTACCCGCCGGAGGCGCAGAAGGTCCCCAGCGTGGGCGGCATCGTCGACCCCAACGTGGAGAAGATGGTTTCGCTCAAGCCTGACGTGGTCTTCATGATCGGCGGCAGCGAGCCGCTGCGGCAGAAGCTCGAGGGCGACCTCGGCATGACAGCCGTCGTGCTCGACCCGAAGACCCTGGACGAGGTGTACGCCAAGATCCGCCTAGTCGGCCGCATCGTGGACAAGACGGCCGAGGCGGAGCAGGTGGTCGCCCGGATGCAGGAGCGGGTCGCGGCGATCGAGGCCCGGGTGCGGGACATCCCGCCGTCCGAGCGACCCACCGTCTTCTACGAGGTGTGGCCGGATCCCCTCATGACGGCCGGCCCCGGCAGCTTCATCGACGACCTGATCCGGCGGGCGGGGGGCGTCAACGTCGCCGCCGACGCCGGCCAGCCCTGGGCGCAGTACAGCCTCGAGGCTGTCATCAAGCACGACCCCGCCGTGATCCTGACGCCCTCTGCGGAGAGCGGGAAGGCCCTGAAGGATCGGGCGAGGCCCGGATGGGAGAAGATCCGTGCCGTGCGCGAGGGGCGGGTGTACGTGCTCCCGGACCAGAACGTGGTGTCGCGGCCCGGACCCCGCCTGGTGGACGGCCTGGAGCAGATCGCGCGCCTCCTCCACCCGGACCGCTTCCCGCAGGGGTGA